One Centropristis striata isolate RG_2023a ecotype Rhode Island chromosome 22, C.striata_1.0, whole genome shotgun sequence genomic window carries:
- the LOC131961123 gene encoding apoptosis facilitator Bcl-2-like protein 14 — protein sequence MANGHVEIHDPFSNHNGVKKSKNCDPKSTSDSDSMEDTEEYRLLMAYAQRRRPKKESPTQDSTVLVSGGSDANGSASPQTPEKKKKKKPWKRIFSCIKPKTIDEDEVLSPFRSKHSEVNDRCGGTNEVLPCPKGADEFEEAAGRLTKIADEIPFTPPEVETDSPEDENVEKMIGLLLRETGDRANDEELENAALAKELFWDYSFFKRLMSTLLTRMGLRTPDPESPGPKACPETQIAVTCEVTSRLSAVNRLPTNLLLNHGARYLQDYYSSWVKEQGGYEKAFYSDDEDD from the exons ATGGCAAATGGCCACGTGGAGATCCACGACCCCTTCTCCAACCACAACGGggtcaaaaaaagcaaaaactgtGACCCGAAATCTACCTCAGACTCCGACAGCATGGAGGACACGGAGGAGTACCGGCTCCTCATGGCCTACGCCCAGAGGAGGCGGCCGAAGAAGGAGTCGCCCACACAGGACAGTACGGTTTTAGTGTCAGGAGGCTCGGATGCAAACGGGTCAGCCTCGCCTCAGACgccagagaaaaagaagaagaagaagccctGGAAACGTATTTTTAGCTGTATTAAACCTAAGACGATAGATGAAGATGAAGTTCTGTCCCCGTTTCGTTCAAAGCATTCTGAGGTCAACGACAGATGTGGCGGCACTAATGAAG TACTGCCTTGCCCAAAAGGAGCGGATGAGTTCGAGGAGGCAGCAGGTCGGCTGACAAAAATCGCTGATGAAATCCCGTTCACGCCTCCAGAAGTAGAGACGGACTCGCCAGAAG ATGAGAATGTGGAGAAAATGATCGGCCTGCTGCTGAGGGAGACTGGAGACCGAGCCAACGACGAG GAGCTGGAAAACGCCGCTTTAGCCAAAGAGCTATTTTGGGATTACAGTTTCTTTAAGCGGTTAATGTCGACTCTTCTGACGAGGATGGGCCTCAGGACCCCCGACCCCGAATCTCCAGGGCCCAAAGCATGTCCTGAAACCCAGATCGCTGTCACCTGTGAG GTGACCAGCCGCCTGTCAGCTGTGAACAGGCTGCCCACGAACCTGCTGCTGAACCACGGAGCCAGATACCTGCAGGATTATTACTCCTCCTGGGTGAAGGAGCAGGGAGGATAT GAGAAAGCCTTTTACAGTGACGATGAAGACGATTGA